One genomic region from Podarcis raffonei isolate rPodRaf1 chromosome 16, rPodRaf1.pri, whole genome shotgun sequence encodes:
- the PPP1R14B gene encoding protein phosphatase 1 regulatory subunit 14B isoform X2: MAAPCSPESGPPAAAGTGPRVYFQSPPAGEPATEEEEGPVRRQGRVTVKYDRKELRKRLHLEEWILEQLTVLYDCQEEEIPELEIDVDELLDMESDESRSARVKVFVADLLDKIRGMQKLSTPQKK; the protein is encoded by the exons ATGGCGGCGCCTTGCAGCCCAGAGAGCGGCCCCCCGGCGGCTGCGGGGACGGGGCCCCGGGTGTATTTCCAAAGCCCCCCGGCGGGAGAACCGGccacagaggaagaggagggcccGGTCCGGCGCCAGGGGCGGGTGACGGTGAAATACGATCGCAAAGAGCTCCGAAAGAGGCTCCACTTGGAAGAATGGATCTTGGAACAGCTGACGGTCCTCTATGACTGCCAG GAAGAGGAGATTCCGGAGTTAGAAATAGATGTTGACGAACTCCTGGACATGGAGAGTGATGAGTCTCGAAGCGCCCGAGTGAAG GTTTTTGTTGCCGACTTGTTAGACAAGATCCGTGGGATGCAGAAGCTCAGCACTCCACAGAAGAAGTGA
- the PPP1R14B gene encoding protein phosphatase 1 regulatory subunit 14B isoform X1 translates to MAAPCSPESGPPAAAGTGPRVYFQSPPAGEPATEEEEGPVRRQGRVTVKYDRKELRKRLHLEEWILEQLTVLYDCQEEEIPELEIDVDELLDMESDESRSARVKELLVDCYKPTEVFVADLLDKIRGMQKLSTPQKK, encoded by the exons ATGGCGGCGCCTTGCAGCCCAGAGAGCGGCCCCCCGGCGGCTGCGGGGACGGGGCCCCGGGTGTATTTCCAAAGCCCCCCGGCGGGAGAACCGGccacagaggaagaggagggcccGGTCCGGCGCCAGGGGCGGGTGACGGTGAAATACGATCGCAAAGAGCTCCGAAAGAGGCTCCACTTGGAAGAATGGATCTTGGAACAGCTGACGGTCCTCTATGACTGCCAG GAAGAGGAGATTCCGGAGTTAGAAATAGATGTTGACGAACTCCTGGACATGGAGAGTGATGAGTCTCGAAGCGCCCGAGTGAAG GAGCTCCTGGTTGACTGCTACAAGCCCACAGAG GTTTTTGTTGCCGACTTGTTAGACAAGATCCGTGGGATGCAGAAGCTCAGCACTCCACAGAAGAAGTGA